In the Octopus sinensis unplaced genomic scaffold, ASM634580v1 Contig10934, whole genome shotgun sequence genome, one interval contains:
- the LOC118761231 gene encoding uncharacterized protein LOC118761231 gives MSLFRHKIETFLCGFLKNINTLNEEITSLQSQSQGIQIVTKNCQSISNRLGPILDELTVPDSVMRIIINLPVTESEFKNQLEMLDRKMQFITNFDEEKPKACQEVIENLEIVIKHV, from the exons ATGTCGCTATTCAGACAT aaaatagaaacatttctaTGTGGattcttaaaaaatattaacaCTCTCAACGAGGAAATTACTTCTCTTCAAAGTCAGTCTCAGGGAATTCAAATTGTCACTAAAAATTGTCAGTCAATTTCAAATCGGCTTGGACCAATTCTCGACGAGCTTACAGTACCTGATTCAGTGATGAG AATTATAATTAACTTGCCAGTCACTGAAAGCGAGTTTAAAAACCAACTTGAAATGTTAGATCGAAAAATGCAATTTATAACGAATTTTGACGAGGAAAAACCAAAAGCTTGTCAAGAGGTgattgaaaatttagaaatagtcaTAAAACATGTTTGA
- the LOC115228692 gene encoding probable ATP-dependent RNA helicase DDX10, which yields MLRKNKKKNEYNAQITKEISKLKSQYSQITTGNIQHFSNIPISSKTLKGLESAGYTTVTEIQREAIIPALRGNDILAAAKTGSGKTLAFLIPILEHLFVRKVSPYDGTIALVITPTRELALQIYRVLEKINSEHIFSIGLLIGGKIVF from the exons atgttgagaaaaaataagaaaaaaaatgaatacaacGCTCAAATAACCAAGGAAATATCTAAATTAAAGTCCCAGTATTCACAG ATTACCACTGGAAATATACAACATTTTTCAAACATTCCTATATCTTCTAAAACCCTCAAAGGTCTTGAATCAGCAGGTTATACGACAGTGACGGAGATACAAAGGGAGGCTATAATTCCAGCTTTAAGAGGAAATGACATTTTGGCTGCTGCTAAAACTGGATCAGGAAAGACATTGGCCTTCCTCATACCTATTCTTGAGCACTTGTTTGTGAGAAAAGTGAGTCCTTATGATGGGACCATTGCATTGGTGATCACTCCTACTCGGGAATTGGCCCTCCAAATATACCGAGTTCTAGAGAAGATAAATTCGGAGCATATATTCTCTATCGGTCTTTTAATTGGCGGAAAAATTGTTTTTTGA
- the LOC115228690 gene encoding ubiquitin carboxyl-terminal hydrolase 14-like, producing the protein MENVNVKWVSQVFNNITLDTDEPTIVFKAQLMTLTNVCVERQKLIIKGKLIEDDWEDIKVIDGQTIILLGQAGDVAPLNPCTVNSKSDSPAKIAPPSEEKSDFSASYLAFNKLRNRHHECLWAIPEIIEALSFNVGKLPMLPLIYKEVSLFCETKPKESNIYNQLLESNFVL; encoded by the exons atgGAAAATG TAAATGTAAAATGGGTATCACAAGTATTTAACAATATCACGCTTGACACCGATGAGCCCACAATAGTATTCAAAGCACAATTGATGACTTTGACCAATGTGTGTGTTGAACGACAGAAACTTATTATTAAAGGAAAACTTATTgaa GATGATTGGGAGGATATCAAAGTTATAGAT GGGCAGACGATTATTTTGCTCGGACAGGCAGGAGATGTTGCCCCACTAAATCCGTGTACTGTTAATTCTAAAAGTGATTCTCCTGCCAAAATAGCGCCTCCATCAGAAGAAAAATCAGATTTCAGTGCGTCATATTTAGCATTCAACAAACTTAGAAATAGACATCATGAG TGCCTATGGGCTATTCCAGAAATAATTGAAGCCCTCTCTTTCAATGTTGGAAAATTGCCAATGCTACCTCTAATTTACAAGGAAGTGTCGCTTTTTTGTGAAACCAAGCCTAAAGAATCAAATATTTATAATCAACTTTTAGAAAGTAATTTTGTGTTGTAA
- the LOC115228694 gene encoding ubiquitin carboxyl-terminal hydrolase 14-like: protein NVKWVSQVFNNITLDTDEPTIVFKAQLMTLTNVCVERQKLIIKGKLIEDDWEDIKVIDGQTIILLGQAGDVAPLNPCTVNSKSDSPAKIAPPSEEKSDFSASYLAFNKLRNRHHECLWAIPEIIEALSFNVGKLPMLPLIYKEVSLFCETKPKESNIYNQLLESNFVL, encoded by the exons TAAATGTAAAATGGGTATCACAAGTATTTAACAATATCACGCTTGACACCGATGAGCCCACAATAGTATTCAAAGCACAATTGATGACTTTGACCAATGTGTGTGTTGAACGACAGAAACTTATTATTAAAGGAAAACTTATTgaa GATGATTGGGAGGATATCAAAGTTATAGAT GGGCAGACGATTATTTTGCTCGGACAGGCAGGAGATGTTGCCCCACTAAATCCGTGTACTGTTAATTCTAAAAGTGATTCTCCTGCCAAAATAGCGCCTCCATCAGAAGAAAAATCAGATTTCAGTGCGTCATATTTAGCATTCAACAAACTTAGAAATAGACATCATGAG TGCCTATGGGCTATTCCAGAAATAATTGAAGCCCTCTCTTTCAATGTTGGAAAATTGCCAATGCTACCTCTAATTTACAAGGAAGTGTCGCTTTTTTGTGAAACCAAGCCTAAAGAATCAAATATTTATAATCAACTTTTAGAAAGTAATTTTGTGTTGTAA
- the LOC115228693 gene encoding protein tilB homolog yields the protein MGLDLGGGKRVDEPFSLSHLEDPWSGMKLVLIHLEHKIKEKRPRSYFMPDGRPMNINESKIDFKLTDDDNCFILDMKLYKYLDSSLINVDIQPKYVRVLIKGKVFQLSLGMEISQTRSTCQRSKTSGYLSITMPKVIFNSEYFVSAKIS from the exons ATGGGTCTCGATCTAGGAGGTGGAAAGAGAGTTGATGAACCGTTTTCCCTTtcacatctggaagatccttggTCTGGGATGAAACTTGTGTTGATAC ATTTAGaacataaaataaaggaaaaacgaCCCCGCTCATATTTTATGCCTGACGGTCGACCTATGAACATAAACGAATCCAA AATTGACTTTAAACTGACAGATGATGACAACTGTTTTATCCTTGATATGAAATTATACAA GTATCTGGATAGTTCATTAATTAATGTGGACATCCAGCCAAAATATGTCCGTGTTTTAATTAAAGGAAAG GTATTTCAGCTTTCTTTGGGAATGGAAATTTCTCAAACTCGATCAACATGTCAGCGTTCAAAAACATCCGGGTATCTTAGTATAACTATGCCCAAAGTAATTTTCAATTCTGAATATTTCGTAAGTGCGAAAATATCATAA